CGAGACGGCGAAGGACGTCGTCGAAGCGATCTACGAGCGCCGGATGGGCAAACTCGTCAAGCAGGCCAGCCTCGCCGCGGCGGGGATGCCGGCCGACGACGAGGGGCTCACGGCAGAGGAGGCGGACCTGTTCGACGACCTCGTGGATCGCATCGAGTCGAACAAGTCCCGCGTGCTCGACGTCCTCGAGGGCGTCGAAACCGAGCAGCCGGGTGGCGCGGCTACAGGTGTCGACGACCCCGCAGCCGGCCGCGGTCGCGAACCGAGTGCCGAACCCGGCGGCCCGGATCCGTCGGCCGAGCCCGGTCCCGGTCCCGATTCCGATCCCGGTGCTGCACCCGAACCGACCGTCGCCGACCCCGAACCAGGATCGGACGACGACGGACCGCCAGTACCGCCGCAGGAACCGCCGAACACGCCGGACGCCGCCGACTCCGCGGAGGCCGACTCGAGCGGCGTCTCCCCCGCGGACGTTATGGGCGGCGAGCCGTCGTCGATCGACGCCGGCAGTTCGGACGCCGAGACGGCGCCGCCCGACTCGCCAGAGCCGGAAGCGGAGTCGGCCCCCGATCCCAATCGAGCGCCGCCCGGCGACTCGAGCGAGCCGTCAGACCCGGGCGCGCCGACGGGTGATCCCGCCGCGGACGATTCCGGCGCCGACGATACCGGCGCGTCGACCCCGGCCGACGACGTCGACCGCACGACCGTCCGCATCACCCGCGACGTCGGTTCCATCCTCGGCATCGACGACCGCGAGTACACGCTCTCGACCGACGACATCGTCACCCTGCCCGAGCAGAACGCCGATCCGCTCGTCGAGCAGGACGCGGCCGAACGGCTCGAGTGAGAGCGTTGCTCTCGATTTCTCTCGAAGGTCCGATTTCCGGCCGTAGCGATCCTGTTCCGCTCAGAAAGACCGCCGTTATCGACCGATACCACGAGAGACGGTGCCGATCATAAAATATACACGAGCGCTCGCCAAGA
The DNA window shown above is from Halopiger xanaduensis SH-6 and carries:
- a CDS encoding DNA replication complex subunit Gins51, with the protein product MNLDELRSVQSKERQKDSLQNLRPSFYQEVGEYIADLEDERDRVAEQAEDPFSSPEVGRLTDEIETAKDVVEAIYERRMGKLVKQASLAAAGMPADDEGLTAEEADLFDDLVDRIESNKSRVLDVLEGVETEQPGGAATGVDDPAAGRGREPSAEPGGPDPSAEPGPGPDSDPGAAPEPTVADPEPGSDDDGPPVPPQEPPNTPDAADSAEADSSGVSPADVMGGEPSSIDAGSSDAETAPPDSPEPEAESAPDPNRAPPGDSSEPSDPGAPTGDPAADDSGADDTGASTPADDVDRTTVRITRDVGSILGIDDREYTLSTDDIVTLPEQNADPLVEQDAAERLE